From the genome of Triticum aestivum cultivar Chinese Spring chromosome 3B, IWGSC CS RefSeq v2.1, whole genome shotgun sequence, one region includes:
- the LOC123070462 gene encoding uncharacterized protein has translation MFELKMVKGSTLQGVLEAILDLVNVANVDCSSEGFSLQALDTEHVVFLSLFFPSEAFQSYRCDEDRSMGIAIADMVDFLRSSNDGDIITIKATDQNLEDITITLESPDKIKTMAIDLRLVDATSQCLKIPDWNDMESDYQAIFCMPSEEFRLNCKSLSVIDDDVVISVNEEVISFSTKGESGCVNISHVMNKTDKPEKASVILTHARGPLSLTLNWRYMKSCAKVSKLFDQVKIGLSTKRPLMVECQIVEKGYIRYFVAPLKAEEGKTETEEAEGEEGRQRKKAKKNDETGSIFSTMLELRMVKAKGSIFEDVLEAILDLVNVANVNCSSKGFSLQAVDTEQVVFLALFFPPEVFQSYRCDKHCSMGIAIADIVNFLRASKDGDIITIKVTDQNFEDITITFVSPDKTKTTAMNLRLVDDRSHRLKIPDWQDMESEYQAIFCMPSKVFMLNCKSLSVIDDDVVIKVNEKVISFFTSGERRCMNISHVLNKTDKRVTLTHARGPVSLALNLRYMKSCAKVSSTLFDQVKIGLSTTLPLMVECIIAEKGYIRYFVAPLKEEEGRQRKKAKKKRRR, from the exons ATGTTTGAGCTGAAGATGGTGAAGGGAAGCACCTTACAGGGTGTCCTGGAGGCGATCCTCGACCTGGTCAATGTGGCCAACGTCGACTGCTCCAGCGAGGGCTTCTCGCTCCAGGCCCTGGACACCGAACACGTCGTCTTCCTCTCGCTCTTCTTCCCCTCCGAGGCCTTCCAGTCCTACCGCTGCGACGAAGACCGCTCCATGGGCATCGCAATCGCCGACATGGTCGATTTCCTCCGCTCCTCCAACGATGGTGACATCATCACCATCAAGGCCACCGACCAAAACTTGGAAGACATTACCATAACATTAGAGTCGCCCG ACAAGATTAAAACTATGGCTATAGATTTGCGGCTTGTGGACGCCACAAGCCAATGCCTCAAAATCCCGGATTGGAACGATATGGAGTCGGACTACCAGGCCATTTTCTGCATGCCCTCTGAGGAGTTTAGGTTGAACTGCAAGTCCCTCAGCGTCATCGACGACGATG TTGTCATCTCGGTGAATGAGGAGGTCATCAGCTTCTCTACTAAAGGAGAAAGTGGGTGCGTGAACATTTCCCATGTGATGAACAAAACCGACAAG CCAGAAAAAGCTAGTGTTATCCTTACACATGCGCGAGGGCCACTTTCATTGACCTTGAACTGGAGGTACATGAAGTCCTGCGCCAAGGTGTCTAAGCTGTTTGATCAAGTGAAGATTGGTCTCTCCACCAAGCGACCTTTGATGGTCGAGTGCCAAATTGTAGAGAAGGGCTACATCAGGTATTTCGTGGCACCACTAAAGGCAGAGGAAGGGAAAACTGAGACCGAAGAGGCAGAGGGAGAGGAAGGGaggcaaaggaagaaagcaaaaaaaaatgatGAAACGGGAAGCATCTTTAGTACCATGTTGGAGCTGCGGATGGTGAAGGCAAAGGGAAGCATCTTCGAGGATGTCCTGGAGGCGATCCTCGACCTGGTCAATGTGGCCAACGTCAACTGCTCCAGCAAGGGCTTCTCGCTCCAGGCCGTGGACACCGAACAGGTCGTCTTCCTCGCGCTCTTCTTCCCCCCCGAGGTCTTCCAGTCCTACCGCTGCGACAAACACTGCTCCATGGGCATCGCAATCGCCGACATAGTCAATTTCCTCCGCGCCTCCAAAGATGGTGACATCATCACCATCAAGGTCACCGACCAAAACTTTGAAGACATTACCATAACATTCGTGTCGCCCG ACAAGACTAAAACTACGGCTATGAATTTGCGGCTTGTGGACGACAGAAGCCATCGCCTCAAAATCCCGGATTGGCAGGATATGGAGTCGGAGTACCAGGCCATTTTCTGCATGCCCTCTAAGGTGTTTATGTTGAACTGCAAGTCCCTCAGCGTCATCGACGACGATG TTGTCATCAAGGTGAATGAGAAGGTCATCAGCTTCTTTACTTCAGGAGAAAGAAGGTGCATGAACATTTCCCATGTGCTGAACAAAACTGACAAG CGTGTTACCCTTACACATGCGCGAGGGCCAGTTTCATTGGCCTTGAACCTGAGGTACATGAAGTCCTGCGCCAAGGTGTCTTCTACCCTGTTTGATCAAGTGAAGATCGGTCTCTCCACCACGCTACCTTTGATGGTCGAGTGCATAATTGCAGAGAAGGGCTACATCAGGTATTTCGTGGCACCACTAAAGGAAGAGGAAGGGaggcaaaggaagaaagcaaaaaaaaaaagaagaagatga